One part of the Anaeromyxobacter sp. Fw109-5 genome encodes these proteins:
- a CDS encoding NuoM family protein: MFLNPGNVLSWATFFPLLGAAAIVVLLAVRFVANLPKKLVDDGARLIALLTSGLSFVAAIAAWRMYDPTDTGVQLAQHFVWIRAFNIEYYVGVDGLSISMVLLSGLISFVATIASMPWWSGAKAAEMAGMVDDDHGHGHDDAHHPKHFSVRMVPGYMVMLLLLQTGMMGTFVSLDMFLFYVFWEVMLLPMYFLIGVWGGPRKEYAAIKFFLYTLAGSVLMLLAIIGIYYNSLPAMLADGTMSSGHTFNLIELGKQGAQGQFLNAAPILGMQFTKLAFVALFIGFAIKIPMFPFHTWLPDAHVEAPTPISVILAGVLLKMGIYGILRFNYPLLPDATAWAANAMAVFGVINIVYAAFVCLGQKDLKKLIAYSSVSHMGFSLLGMAAMTPAGISGAVLNLFTHGIISPMLFLIVGVIYDRAHHREIEKFGGLAAELPEYTAIMGLAFFASLGLPGLAGFIAEFMVFTGAFPVFTTYTIISATAVIITAAYYLWAIHRMFLGKLNPVYKGYPDLNWRERISLYPLAAIAIVLGFYPQAILGVINRSLHLLIQNIRPL; the protein is encoded by the coding sequence ATGTTCCTGAACCCGGGCAACGTCCTCAGCTGGGCCACCTTCTTCCCGCTCCTCGGAGCGGCCGCGATCGTCGTCCTGCTCGCGGTCCGCTTCGTCGCGAACCTCCCGAAGAAGCTCGTCGACGACGGCGCGCGCCTCATCGCGCTGCTGACGAGCGGGCTCTCCTTCGTGGCGGCCATCGCGGCGTGGCGGATGTACGACCCGACCGACACCGGAGTGCAGCTCGCGCAGCACTTCGTGTGGATCCGCGCGTTCAACATCGAGTACTACGTCGGCGTCGACGGGCTCTCCATCTCGATGGTGCTCCTGTCCGGCCTCATCTCCTTCGTGGCGACCATCGCCTCGATGCCGTGGTGGTCGGGCGCGAAGGCGGCCGAGATGGCCGGCATGGTCGACGACGACCACGGCCACGGGCACGACGACGCGCACCACCCGAAGCACTTCTCGGTGCGGATGGTGCCGGGCTACATGGTCATGCTGCTGCTCCTCCAGACCGGCATGATGGGGACCTTCGTCTCCCTGGACATGTTCCTCTTCTACGTGTTCTGGGAGGTCATGCTCCTGCCGATGTACTTCCTCATCGGCGTGTGGGGCGGGCCGCGCAAGGAGTACGCGGCGATCAAGTTCTTCCTCTACACCCTCGCCGGCTCCGTGCTGATGCTCCTCGCGATCATCGGCATCTACTACAACAGCCTCCCGGCGATGCTCGCCGACGGGACGATGTCGAGCGGCCACACGTTCAACCTCATCGAGCTCGGGAAGCAGGGCGCGCAGGGCCAGTTCCTGAACGCGGCGCCCATCCTCGGGATGCAGTTCACGAAGCTCGCCTTCGTCGCGCTCTTCATCGGGTTCGCGATCAAGATCCCGATGTTCCCGTTCCACACCTGGTTGCCCGACGCCCACGTCGAGGCGCCGACGCCCATCTCCGTCATCCTGGCCGGCGTGCTCCTGAAGATGGGCATCTACGGCATCCTGCGCTTCAACTACCCGCTCCTCCCCGACGCGACGGCGTGGGCGGCCAACGCGATGGCGGTGTTCGGCGTCATCAACATCGTCTACGCCGCCTTCGTCTGCCTCGGGCAGAAGGATCTCAAGAAGCTCATCGCCTACTCGTCGGTCTCGCACATGGGCTTCTCGCTGCTCGGCATGGCGGCGATGACGCCGGCGGGCATCTCCGGCGCGGTGCTGAACCTCTTCACGCACGGCATCATCAGCCCGATGCTGTTCCTCATCGTGGGCGTGATCTACGACCGCGCCCACCACCGCGAGATCGAGAAGTTCGGCGGCCTCGCCGCCGAGCTGCCCGAGTACACCGCCATCATGGGCCTCGCGTTCTTCGCGTCGCTCGGCCTCCCCGGCCTGGCCGGCTTCATCGCGGAGTTCATGGTGTTCACGGGCGCGTTCCCGGTCTTCACGACCTACACCATCATCTCGGCGACCGCGGTCATCATCACCGCCGCCTACTACCTGTGGGCGATCCACCGCATGTTCCTGGGCAAGCTGAACCCGGTCTACAAGGGCTACCCGGACCTCAACTGGCGCGAGCGCATCTCCCTCTACCCGCTCGCCGCCATCGCCATCGTCCTCGGCTTCTACCCGCAGGCGATCCTCGGGGTCATCAACCGCAGCCTGCACCTCCTCATCCAGAACATCCGGCCGCTGTAG
- a CDS encoding NADH-quinone oxidoreductase subunit L — protein sequence MEPHANLQAVGHAAGELGRLAVHNVSYLWLIPLFPLVGAAINALVGWKLQKAFGKKIVHRIAVTAMFASFAVAVRAFWQLLQLPAGERFLQNTLWNLLTAGRVTVDLAFALDPLSMMMVLIITGIGALIHVFSIGYMADEPSYWRFFSYLNLFVFAMLLLVMGDNFAVMFFGWEGVGLASYLLISFWYTDPEKAKAGMKAFVVNRFGDFGFIVGLLLLFWALGGAWAPRDGLVRNLEYRPAAELNAVTGAPDADAADALAPRVDGIKVGPTLNFRELRDQVVVEATGVKQHLLDTKVWGISILALIGMLLFVGAMGKSAQLPLYTWLPDAMAGPTPVSALIHAATMVTAGVYMVARLNFLFALSPSAMGWVALIGVLTAAFAASIGFFQYDIKKVLAYSTVSQLGFMFIGVGVGAYWAGVYHLMTHAFFKATLFLGSGSVILGCHHEQDMRKMGGLKKYMPITRWTYLFACVAIAGFPIANGFYSKDEILWKAFTSRHLELFGVPTPWLGPLIWVVGIIAATGTAFYMYRSYYMTFTGEYRGSAGHHDEHNVDPHAAVAAKASAHTHAVHADDGAAHAFGVDSHAPSHGAVKLHAVGHAHDAHAAHGHDAAAHAAPARDDDHAHGHGHHGGTPHESPWTITLVLSLLAAGSFLTLFLGIPAAWTHTAPLLEHWLEPTLLAEVPFAHVEHVWEYVFQAAGVLAATVGFLAARALYKDGRSDVPARLKARFEAAWTVVYNKYYVDELYDFVVVRPAVALARTFGRFDGSVIDGAVNFVGAVGRTLGRLDAAIDKYLVDGLVNAVAQATWGIGRQMRHVQTGRIQTYLYGALGGALVVVLLNFLIS from the coding sequence ATGGAACCACACGCGAACCTTCAGGCGGTCGGACACGCGGCCGGGGAGCTCGGCCGGCTGGCCGTGCACAACGTCTCGTACCTCTGGCTCATCCCGCTGTTCCCGCTCGTCGGCGCGGCCATCAACGCGCTCGTGGGCTGGAAGCTGCAGAAGGCGTTCGGCAAGAAGATCGTCCACCGCATCGCGGTCACGGCGATGTTCGCGTCGTTCGCCGTCGCGGTCCGCGCGTTCTGGCAGCTCCTGCAGCTGCCGGCGGGGGAGCGGTTCCTCCAGAACACCCTCTGGAACCTGCTCACGGCCGGGCGCGTGACCGTGGACCTCGCGTTCGCGCTCGATCCCCTCTCGATGATGATGGTCCTCATCATCACGGGGATCGGCGCGCTCATCCACGTGTTCTCCATCGGCTACATGGCGGACGAGCCGTCGTACTGGCGGTTCTTCTCGTACCTGAACCTGTTCGTGTTCGCGATGCTGCTCCTCGTCATGGGGGACAACTTCGCGGTCATGTTCTTCGGGTGGGAGGGCGTCGGCCTCGCGAGCTACCTCCTCATCAGCTTCTGGTACACGGACCCCGAGAAGGCGAAGGCCGGCATGAAGGCCTTCGTGGTGAACCGCTTCGGCGACTTCGGGTTCATCGTCGGCCTGCTGCTCCTGTTCTGGGCCCTCGGCGGCGCCTGGGCGCCGCGCGACGGCCTCGTGCGCAACCTCGAGTACCGCCCGGCGGCGGAGCTGAACGCGGTCACCGGCGCGCCCGACGCGGACGCCGCCGACGCGCTCGCGCCTCGCGTCGACGGGATCAAGGTCGGGCCGACGCTGAACTTCCGCGAGCTGCGCGACCAGGTGGTCGTCGAGGCGACGGGCGTCAAGCAGCACCTCCTCGACACGAAGGTGTGGGGCATCTCCATCCTCGCGCTCATCGGCATGCTGCTGTTCGTCGGCGCGATGGGCAAGAGCGCCCAGCTGCCGCTCTACACGTGGCTGCCGGACGCGATGGCGGGCCCGACGCCGGTCTCCGCCCTCATCCACGCGGCGACGATGGTCACCGCCGGCGTGTACATGGTGGCGCGCCTCAACTTCCTGTTCGCGCTCTCCCCGTCGGCGATGGGGTGGGTCGCGCTCATCGGCGTGCTCACCGCCGCGTTCGCCGCGTCGATCGGCTTCTTCCAGTACGACATCAAGAAGGTCCTCGCCTACTCCACCGTCTCGCAGCTCGGCTTCATGTTCATCGGCGTGGGCGTCGGCGCGTACTGGGCCGGCGTCTACCACCTCATGACGCACGCCTTCTTCAAGGCGACGCTCTTCCTCGGGTCCGGCTCCGTCATCCTCGGCTGCCACCACGAGCAGGACATGCGGAAGATGGGCGGGCTGAAGAAGTACATGCCCATCACCCGGTGGACCTACCTGTTCGCCTGCGTCGCCATCGCCGGCTTCCCCATCGCGAACGGCTTCTACTCGAAGGACGAGATCCTCTGGAAGGCGTTCACGAGCCGGCACCTCGAGCTCTTCGGCGTCCCGACGCCGTGGCTCGGCCCGCTCATCTGGGTGGTCGGCATCATCGCGGCGACCGGCACCGCCTTCTACATGTACCGGTCGTACTACATGACGTTCACCGGCGAGTACCGCGGCAGCGCCGGGCACCACGACGAGCACAACGTCGATCCCCACGCGGCGGTCGCGGCGAAGGCCTCGGCGCACACGCACGCGGTCCACGCCGACGACGGCGCGGCCCACGCGTTCGGCGTCGACAGCCACGCGCCGTCGCACGGTGCCGTGAAGCTCCACGCGGTGGGCCACGCGCACGACGCGCACGCGGCGCACGGCCACGACGCCGCCGCCCACGCGGCGCCGGCGCGCGACGACGACCACGCGCACGGGCACGGCCACCACGGCGGCACGCCGCACGAGTCGCCCTGGACCATCACCCTCGTGCTCAGCCTCCTCGCGGCGGGCTCGTTCCTCACCCTGTTCCTCGGCATCCCCGCCGCGTGGACCCACACGGCGCCGCTCCTCGAGCACTGGCTCGAGCCGACGCTGCTCGCCGAGGTCCCCTTCGCGCACGTCGAGCACGTCTGGGAGTACGTCTTCCAGGCGGCCGGCGTGCTCGCGGCGACGGTGGGCTTCCTCGCCGCCCGCGCCCTCTACAAGGACGGGCGGAGCGACGTGCCGGCGCGGCTCAAGGCGCGCTTCGAGGCCGCCTGGACGGTCGTCTACAACAAGTACTACGTGGACGAGCTCTACGACTTCGTGGTCGTGCGGCCCGCCGTCGCGCTCGCGCGGACGTTCGGCCGGTTCGACGGCAGCGTCATCGACGGCGCCGTGAACTTCGTCGGCGCCGTGGGCCGCACCCTCGGCCGGCTCGACGCCGCCATCGACAAGTACCTCGTGGACGGCCTCGTCAACGCGGTGGCGCAGGCCACCTGGGGCATCGGTCGCCAGATGCGCCACGTCCAGACCGGCCGGATCCAGACGTACCTCTACGGCGCGCTCGGCGGCGCGCTCGTGGTGGTCCTGCTGAACTTCCTCATCTCGTAG
- the nuoK gene encoding NADH-quinone oxidoreductase subunit NuoK, with protein sequence MISLTHFLVVGALLFTLGLVTVATRRNAVGVLMGVELILNGANVNFVAFNHYVTGGVTGQVFALFVIVLAAAEAAVGLAIVLAIFQTFKTIDVRHADLMRE encoded by the coding sequence ATGATCTCGCTCACCCATTTCCTCGTCGTCGGCGCGCTGCTCTTCACCCTCGGCCTCGTGACGGTCGCCACCCGGCGCAACGCCGTGGGCGTCCTGATGGGCGTCGAGCTCATCCTGAACGGCGCGAACGTCAACTTCGTGGCCTTCAACCACTACGTGACCGGCGGCGTGACCGGGCAGGTGTTCGCGCTCTTCGTCATCGTCCTCGCGGCGGCGGAGGCCGCGGTCGGCCTCGCGATCGTCCTCGCCATCTTCCAGACGTTCAAGACCATCGACGTCCGCCACGCGGACCTCATGCGAGAGTAG
- a CDS encoding NADH-quinone oxidoreductase subunit J: MRSNTGKLVAWVAAAALVVAFVVYMTKQVVVPPSEPGAAAPLTVPGVIFYVLAAIAVAGAVGVAVSRNILYSALGLLMALLGAGGLYVFLSADFVAITQLLVYIGGVLVLVLFAVMLTSRITDVKVSNTSFGPVGGALLFVAAAPVLLAVALLTPWAVRIPDALAPTTASIGNAFLTRWLLPFEVASMVLLATLVGAVVIARKELKAD; this comes from the coding sequence GTGAGATCGAACACAGGAAAGCTCGTCGCCTGGGTCGCCGCCGCGGCGCTCGTCGTCGCGTTCGTCGTCTACATGACGAAGCAGGTCGTCGTCCCACCGAGCGAGCCGGGCGCCGCGGCTCCGCTGACGGTGCCCGGCGTGATCTTCTACGTGCTCGCGGCCATCGCCGTGGCCGGCGCGGTGGGGGTGGCCGTCTCGAGGAACATCCTCTACTCCGCGCTCGGCCTCCTCATGGCGCTGCTCGGCGCGGGCGGGCTCTACGTCTTCCTCTCCGCGGACTTCGTCGCCATCACCCAGCTCCTCGTCTACATCGGCGGCGTGCTCGTGCTCGTGCTGTTCGCGGTGATGCTGACGAGCCGCATCACGGACGTGAAGGTGTCGAACACGAGCTTCGGCCCGGTCGGCGGCGCCCTGCTCTTCGTCGCCGCCGCGCCGGTCCTCCTCGCGGTCGCGCTCCTCACGCCCTGGGCGGTGCGCATCCCCGACGCGCTCGCCCCGACGACCGCCTCCATCGGCAACGCCTTCCTCACCCGCTGGCTGCTGCCCTTCGAGGTCGCGTCGATGGTGCTGCTCGCGACGCTGGTCGGGGCCGTCGTCATCGCGCGCAAGGAGCTCAAGGCCGACTGA
- a CDS encoding NADH-quinone oxidoreductase subunit I: MAQSVSEYTGAIRDTVKSFWQGMSITLSHLLRRPITVQYPDRTPMPVRDMLPPRYRGFLEVDAAICTGCQACERACPINCIQITLEKDPTNPKQRVVTQFDIDEAKCMFCGLCVEPCPTGSIQHTREFEGSQRNIRNLTFRWSDPLSPFPVYKVDKNAEYYPRAPLGSLVRVKLEAHRWDAAGPEFLPPEPAGAAKPVAQPKAAAAAAGAAPRAAAPAAAPAPAAKAVPGNGAPAGEKPAPAAPAANTAVAAAAAPVAKKAAPEQAPAPEKAAEPAVTPNPETK; encoded by the coding sequence ATGGCCCAGTCCGTCAGCGAATACACCGGCGCCATCAGGGACACCGTCAAGTCCTTCTGGCAAGGCATGTCGATCACGCTCTCGCACCTGCTCCGCAGGCCGATCACGGTCCAGTACCCGGATCGCACGCCGATGCCGGTGCGCGACATGCTGCCGCCGCGCTACCGCGGGTTCCTCGAGGTGGACGCCGCGATCTGCACCGGGTGCCAGGCCTGCGAGCGGGCGTGCCCCATCAACTGCATCCAGATCACGCTCGAGAAGGATCCGACGAACCCGAAGCAGCGCGTCGTCACCCAGTTCGACATCGACGAGGCGAAGTGCATGTTCTGCGGCCTGTGCGTGGAGCCCTGCCCGACGGGCTCGATCCAGCACACCCGCGAGTTCGAGGGCTCGCAGCGGAACATCCGGAACCTGACCTTCCGCTGGTCCGACCCGCTGAGCCCGTTCCCGGTCTACAAGGTCGACAAGAACGCGGAGTACTACCCGCGCGCGCCGCTCGGCTCGCTCGTCCGCGTGAAGCTCGAGGCGCACCGGTGGGACGCGGCCGGGCCGGAGTTCCTGCCGCCCGAGCCGGCCGGCGCCGCCAAGCCGGTCGCGCAGCCGAAGGCTGCCGCAGCGGCCGCCGGGGCCGCGCCGCGCGCCGCGGCCCCCGCCGCGGCCCCCGCCCCCGCCGCGAAGGCGGTCCCGGGCAACGGCGCCCCCGCCGGCGAGAAGCCCGCTCCCGCGGCGCCCGCCGCCAACACCGCGGTCGCCGCCGCGGCCGCCCCCGTCGCCAAGAAGGCCGCGCCGGAGCAGGCGCCCGCGCCCGAGAAGGCCGCGGAGCCGGCCGTCACCCCGAACCCCGAGACGAAGTGA
- a CDS encoding complex I subunit 1 family protein, which produces MATVTLPKGNPRTKLLLTVAVALALPVILFGAVLVLATLAKPEPVQVFVREVLGHDPATWPYTGLVFAAVAAALTFMILNFGAVVAAVTIWWEMRVSSRMQSRIGYNRVGAGGFFQWIADAVKLLLKEDLIPAESDRMLFRAAPYFVFAGFGLIFVALPFGESVIAADLNVGIYYITAVTALVVVGILLAGWSSNSKWALFGGMRSAAQVISYEIPAGLAVMVPILMAGTLSMQGIIRAQGAWPWQWFVFSNPAALIAFVIFFIAQLAESNRPPFDLPEAESELVAGYLAEYTAFRYAIFFLVEFGNVWIMSAIAVTLFFGGWQVPGVGAAAYEAARGAGALPAPAWWGLQVASMAVFFVKTFLVMNLVIWIRWTFPRIRVDQMMNLCWKYLVPGAFATFVATLLWQILVARVPAASTVSGVVLTVAAVLALVQMLRLAKRNVEAGGDQVDLSNW; this is translated from the coding sequence ATGGCCACCGTCACCCTCCCGAAGGGCAACCCCCGGACCAAGCTGCTCCTCACCGTCGCGGTGGCGCTCGCGCTCCCCGTGATCCTGTTCGGCGCCGTGCTCGTGCTCGCCACGCTCGCGAAGCCGGAGCCGGTGCAGGTGTTCGTGCGCGAGGTGCTCGGCCACGATCCGGCCACCTGGCCGTACACCGGGCTCGTCTTCGCGGCCGTCGCCGCGGCGCTCACCTTCATGATCCTGAACTTCGGCGCGGTCGTCGCCGCGGTGACGATCTGGTGGGAGATGCGGGTCAGCTCCCGCATGCAGAGCCGCATCGGCTACAACCGCGTGGGCGCGGGCGGCTTCTTCCAGTGGATCGCGGACGCGGTGAAGCTCCTCCTCAAGGAGGACCTCATCCCCGCCGAGTCCGACCGGATGCTCTTCCGCGCGGCGCCGTACTTCGTCTTCGCCGGGTTCGGCCTCATCTTCGTGGCGCTCCCCTTCGGCGAGAGCGTCATCGCCGCCGATCTCAACGTCGGCATCTACTACATCACCGCGGTCACCGCGCTCGTGGTGGTCGGCATCCTCCTCGCCGGCTGGTCCTCCAACTCCAAGTGGGCGCTCTTCGGCGGCATGCGCTCCGCCGCCCAGGTGATCTCCTACGAGATCCCGGCCGGCCTCGCGGTGATGGTCCCCATCCTCATGGCCGGCACCCTGTCGATGCAGGGGATCATCCGCGCCCAGGGCGCCTGGCCGTGGCAGTGGTTCGTGTTCTCGAACCCGGCGGCGCTGATCGCGTTCGTCATCTTCTTCATCGCGCAGCTCGCCGAGTCGAACCGGCCGCCCTTCGACCTGCCCGAGGCCGAGTCCGAGCTCGTCGCCGGCTACCTCGCCGAGTACACCGCGTTCCGCTACGCGATCTTCTTCCTCGTCGAGTTCGGCAACGTCTGGATCATGAGCGCCATCGCCGTGACGCTCTTCTTCGGCGGCTGGCAGGTGCCCGGGGTCGGCGCGGCGGCGTACGAGGCGGCGCGCGGCGCGGGCGCCCTCCCCGCCCCGGCGTGGTGGGGGCTGCAGGTGGCGTCCATGGCGGTCTTCTTCGTGAAGACCTTCCTCGTGATGAACCTGGTCATCTGGATCCGCTGGACCTTCCCGCGCATCCGCGTGGACCAGATGATGAACCTCTGCTGGAAGTACCTCGTCCCCGGCGCCTTCGCGACCTTCGTCGCCACGCTGCTCTGGCAGATCCTCGTGGCCCGCGTGCCGGCGGCGTCGACCGTGAGCGGCGTGGTCCTGACCGTCGCGGCGGTCCTCGCCCTCGTCCAGATGCTGCGGCTCGCGAAGCGGAACGTCGAGGCCGGCGGCGACCAGGTCGACCTCTCCAACTGGTAA
- a CDS encoding NADH-quinone oxidoreductase subunit D: protein MEKLILRRVDRNNEEMVLNFGPQHPSTHGVINFIVETDGEVMKRAIPDVGYLHRSIEKIGEVTGYPGFMPFTDRIDYVAAMFANEGYAIAVEKLLKVEVPPRAQWLRAISGELVRIASHLIAVGTMTMDIGAFTPMVHGLREREEINDYIEALCGARLTYNYHRIGGVAFDLPEGWRDKVLAFLDRFDKFLPEFDRLITFNEIYKKRLANVATISREQAISYGLVGPNLRGSGVDWDIRRDLPYGAYPNFQFEVPVGKGWAGTVGDCFDRYYVRCLEMKESSRIVRQALETIGQTPEDIMAKVPRNVKPEAGEVLSRVESARGEMAYYVVSDGTNKAYRLRSRTGSFTAMSIIEDISGGLMVADLVALISSLDVVAPEIDR from the coding sequence ATGGAGAAGCTCATCCTCCGCCGCGTCGACCGCAACAACGAGGAGATGGTCCTCAACTTCGGTCCGCAGCACCCGTCCACGCACGGCGTCATCAACTTCATCGTCGAGACCGACGGAGAGGTGATGAAGCGGGCGATCCCGGACGTCGGCTACCTCCACCGCTCGATCGAGAAGATCGGCGAGGTGACCGGTTACCCCGGGTTCATGCCGTTCACCGACCGCATCGACTACGTCGCAGCGATGTTCGCGAACGAGGGGTACGCGATCGCCGTCGAGAAGCTCCTCAAGGTCGAGGTGCCGCCCCGCGCCCAGTGGCTGCGGGCGATCAGCGGCGAGCTGGTGCGCATCGCGAGCCACCTCATCGCGGTCGGCACGATGACGATGGACATCGGCGCGTTCACGCCGATGGTGCACGGCCTCCGCGAGCGCGAGGAGATCAACGACTACATCGAGGCGCTCTGCGGCGCGCGGCTGACCTACAACTACCACCGCATCGGCGGCGTCGCCTTCGATCTGCCGGAGGGGTGGCGCGACAAGGTCCTCGCCTTCCTCGACCGGTTCGACAAGTTCCTCCCCGAGTTCGACCGGCTCATCACGTTCAACGAGATCTACAAGAAGCGGCTCGCCAACGTCGCGACCATCAGCCGCGAGCAGGCCATCTCCTACGGCCTGGTCGGCCCGAACCTGCGCGGCTCCGGGGTGGACTGGGACATCCGGCGCGACCTGCCGTACGGCGCCTACCCGAACTTCCAGTTCGAGGTGCCCGTCGGCAAGGGCTGGGCCGGCACGGTCGGCGACTGCTTCGACCGCTACTACGTGCGCTGCCTCGAGATGAAGGAGTCCTCGCGCATCGTCCGCCAGGCGCTCGAGACCATCGGCCAGACGCCCGAGGACATCATGGCCAAGGTGCCGCGCAACGTGAAGCCGGAGGCGGGCGAGGTGCTCTCGCGCGTCGAGTCGGCGCGCGGCGAGATGGCCTACTACGTGGTGTCGGACGGGACGAACAAGGCGTACCGGCTCCGCTCGCGCACGGGCTCGTTCACCGCGATGTCGATCATCGAGGACATCTCGGGCGGCCTCATGGTCGCCGACCTCGTCGCTTTGATCTCTTCGCTGGACGTCGTCGCTCCGGAGATCGACCGATGA
- a CDS encoding NADH-quinone oxidoreductase subunit C: MTTTEIHDRLKARFGDDVGPLSEPKIDAFAVVTRERIVEVCTFLRDEPGLELDFLEDLTALDWPKNNQIEVVYHLLSYRHRHSIVLKVQLDRAAPSISTVEGVWKTANWFEREVYDLFGVTFAGHPDLRRIMLPDDWIGHPLRKDYQETGGYHGFSNVRENPLVELKRLDDVRRAEAAKAAGGVDGPAKA; the protein is encoded by the coding sequence ATGACGACCACAGAAATCCATGACCGGCTGAAGGCGCGCTTCGGCGACGACGTCGGCCCGCTCTCCGAGCCGAAGATCGACGCGTTCGCGGTCGTGACGCGGGAGCGGATCGTGGAGGTCTGCACCTTCCTCAGGGACGAGCCCGGCCTCGAGCTCGACTTCCTCGAGGACCTCACCGCCCTCGACTGGCCGAAGAACAACCAGATCGAGGTCGTCTACCACCTGCTCTCGTACCGGCACCGCCACTCCATCGTGCTGAAGGTGCAGCTCGACCGCGCCGCGCCCTCCATCTCGACGGTCGAGGGCGTCTGGAAGACGGCCAACTGGTTCGAGCGCGAGGTCTACGACCTCTTCGGCGTCACGTTCGCCGGCCACCCCGACCTCCGCCGGATCATGCTCCCCGACGACTGGATCGGGCACCCGCTGCGCAAGGACTACCAGGAGACGGGCGGGTACCACGGGTTCTCGAACGTCCGCGAGAACCCGCTCGTGGAGCTGAAGCGACTCGATGACGTGCGCCGCGCCGAGGCCGCCAAGGCGGCCGGCGGCGTCGACGGCCCCGCCAAGGCGTAG
- a CDS encoding NADH-quinone oxidoreductase subunit B: MTARTMDAGTGDVTLFHTSQLDKLINMARENSLWYLLFGLACCGIELMQFGGPRADVMRFGAIPRASPRQADFMIVAGTLTYKMAERAKLLYDQMPEPKYVISMGSCSNCGGLFQLGYSVCKGVDKVIPVDVYVPGCPPRPEALTEGLIRLQELIRSEPWATKRRPAKGSAA; this comes from the coding sequence ATGACGGCAAGAACGATGGACGCGGGGACCGGGGACGTCACGCTCTTCCACACGAGCCAGCTCGACAAGCTCATCAACATGGCTCGCGAGAACTCGCTCTGGTACCTGCTGTTCGGCCTCGCGTGCTGCGGCATCGAGCTCATGCAGTTCGGCGGCCCGCGCGCGGACGTGATGCGCTTCGGCGCGATCCCCCGCGCGAGCCCGCGCCAGGCGGACTTCATGATCGTCGCGGGCACGCTCACCTACAAGATGGCCGAGCGGGCGAAGCTCCTCTACGACCAGATGCCCGAGCCCAAGTACGTCATCTCCATGGGCTCCTGCTCGAACTGCGGTGGCCTCTTCCAGCTCGGCTACTCGGTCTGCAAGGGCGTCGACAAGGTCATCCCCGTGGACGTCTACGTGCCGGGCTGCCCCCCGCGCCCGGAGGCGCTGACGGAGGGCCTCATCCGCCTGCAGGAGCTGATCCGCTCCGAGCCTTGGGCGACGAAGCGCCGGCCGGCCAAGGGGAGCGCCGCGTAA
- a CDS encoding NADH-quinone oxidoreductase subunit A, with amino-acid sequence MGYQFGTILVFAIVTLGFALGGVTLSRLLGPRVPNAEKATIYECGERPIGVAWFNFNPRFYLVALVFVIFEVDIALTFPVVAVYRDWVSASPGLAWVAFAELFLFTAILVVGLAWVWAHGDLEWVKTLTSSTTTRAPEAPSGRKAA; translated from the coding sequence ATGGGCTATCAGTTCGGCACCATCCTCGTCTTCGCGATCGTCACCCTGGGCTTTGCTCTGGGTGGAGTCACCCTGTCGCGGCTCCTGGGTCCTCGCGTACCCAATGCGGAGAAGGCGACGATCTATGAGTGCGGCGAGCGGCCCATCGGGGTGGCCTGGTTCAACTTCAATCCGCGCTTCTATCTGGTCGCGCTCGTCTTCGTGATCTTCGAGGTCGACATCGCCCTCACCTTTCCGGTGGTGGCGGTCTACCGCGACTGGGTCTCGGCGAGCCCCGGGCTGGCGTGGGTGGCCTTCGCCGAGCTGTTCCTCTTCACCGCGATCCTCGTCGTCGGCCTGGCCTGGGTGTGGGCGCACGGCGACCTGGAGTGGGTGAAGACGCTGACGTCCTCGACGACCACGCGCGCCCCGGAGGCGCCCTCGGGACGGAAGGCGGCGTAA
- a CDS encoding NADH-quinone oxidoreductase subunit A, whose product MLTPLQTYFPIAVALLVAVGLAAVMLALANVLGPRRPSEVKSTPFECGSLPVSPARERFSVKFYVVALLFIVFDIEAIFLYPWAVLLLPSDGYPGLGWAGYISMGIFVATLVAGLVYVWKKGVLDWAD is encoded by the coding sequence ATGCTGACACCTCTCCAGACCTATTTCCCGATTGCAGTCGCTCTGCTGGTCGCGGTCGGTCTCGCGGCCGTCATGCTGGCGCTCGCCAATGTGCTCGGTCCACGGCGGCCCAGCGAGGTGAAGAGCACCCCGTTCGAGTGTGGGTCGCTCCCGGTCTCACCCGCGCGCGAGCGCTTCAGCGTGAAGTTCTACGTCGTCGCGCTGCTCTTCATCGTCTTCGACATCGAGGCGATCTTCCTCTACCCGTGGGCGGTGCTGCTGCTGCCGAGCGACGGCTATCCGGGCCTCGGGTGGGCCGGCTACATCTCTATGGGTATCTTCGTGGCCACGCTGGTGGCCGGCCTCGTGTACGTCTGGAAGAAGGGCGTGCTCGACTGGGCGGACTAG